The following DNA comes from Teredinibacter haidensis.
CGATGCAGTATTGATGGGTGCTGTTGGCGGTCCCAAATGGGACGCTATGGATGCAAGCATTCGTCCGGAAAAGGGTCTGTTAAAAATTCGTTACGAAATGGGTTTATTCGCTAACCTTCGTCCGGCCATTTTGTACCCACAATTAGCTGATGCATCGTCCCTAAAACCAGAGTTGGTTGCGGGCTTGGATATTCTCATCGTTCGTGAATTAACCGGTGGAATTTACTTCGGTGAGCCACGAGGTATTCGCTTGCTGGATAACGGCGAGCGCCAAGGTTATAACACCTACGTTTATGCCGAACACGAAGTTGAGCGCATTGGTCGTACGGCGTTCGAAATGGCAATGAAGCGCGATAAGCGTGTTTGTTCCGTGGATAAAGCTAATGTGTTGGAAGCAACGGTACTGTGGCGCGAGGTTATGCAATCGCTTGCGCGCGAGTATCCTGACGTTGAGTTATCTCACATGTATGTTGATAACGCTGCCATGCAGTTGGTGCGCGCACCCAAACAATTCGATGTCATCGTTACGGGTAATATGTTTGGCGATATATTGTCGGATACGGCGGCAATGCTGACTGGCTCTATCGGTATGTTGCCTTCAGCCTCGTTAAATGTTGACAGTCGCGGTTTGTACGAGCCGGTGCATGGTTCCGCTCCCGATATTGCGGGGCTGGGTATTGCTAATCCTCTGGCGACGATTTTGTCTGCTGCCATGATGCTGCGCTACTCCTTAGATGAAGCAAAAGCGGCGGACGCTATTGAAAAGGCTGTCGGTGAAGTGCTTGACCAGGGATTGCGCTCAGCAGATATCTATTCCGAAGGCACCACAAAAGTATCGACCAGTGAAATGGGTGATGCGGTTGTCGCGGTACTTACGTAATTCGGATTCCATCATTATAAGTCGTTAGGTTAATTTGTAGAGAGAAAGGTTATGAGAGTTGGATTTGTTGGATGGCGTGGCATGGTCGGTTCGGTGCTCATGGGCCGTATGCTGGAAGAGAATGATTTTGTTGGTTTGGAGCCTGTGTTTTTTACTACCTCCAATGTTGGAGGTGCGGCTCCCGATGTAGGTGTAGAAGCCCCGGCGCTAAAAGATGCTTTTGCTATTGAAGAGCTGGCGAAAATGGATGCCATTATTTCCTGTCAAGGTGGCGATTATACGGGTGCGGTATTTGCGAAGTTGCGTGAAGGCGGCTGGCAGGGGTACTGGATTGATGCGGCGTCCTCTCTGCGTATGGATGATAGCGCGCTTATAGTCCTAGACCCGGTGAATGATAATGTTATTCGCGACGGCCTTGCTAAGGGCGTTAAAAACTATATAGGCGGCAACTGCACCGTTAGTCTGATGCTTATGGGCTTGGGCGGCCTTTTCCGTGAGGGATTGGTTGAGTGGACGAGCGCTATGACATATCAGGCTGCCAGTGGCGCTGGAGCTCAGAATATGCGCGA
Coding sequences within:
- the leuB gene encoding 3-isopropylmalate dehydrogenase — encoded protein: MSKKIVLLPGDGIGPEITAEAVKVLEAVDKKFKLGLKFEEDLIGGCAIDTHGVPLASSTLEKCQAADAVLMGAVGGPKWDAMDASIRPEKGLLKIRYEMGLFANLRPAILYPQLADASSLKPELVAGLDILIVRELTGGIYFGEPRGIRLLDNGERQGYNTYVYAEHEVERIGRTAFEMAMKRDKRVCSVDKANVLEATVLWREVMQSLAREYPDVELSHMYVDNAAMQLVRAPKQFDVIVTGNMFGDILSDTAAMLTGSIGMLPSASLNVDSRGLYEPVHGSAPDIAGLGIANPLATILSAAMMLRYSLDEAKAADAIEKAVGEVLDQGLRSADIYSEGTTKVSTSEMGDAVVAVLT